The proteins below come from a single Tachypleus tridentatus isolate NWPU-2018 chromosome 13, ASM421037v1, whole genome shotgun sequence genomic window:
- the LOC143236067 gene encoding very-long-chain (3R)-3-hydroxyacyl-CoA dehydratase-like, whose product MAVGLKELLIMASSVLSPFVHWAQTETGISLRVELRNVKTPEVDVTENQLEFTASGIGAKGENIYHFVLDFYKPVLTEAAQYRITDREVEFSIKKETAAWWPRIVAGEKKPAWLKVDFDKLITEDDEDEEDKEENFANSLSDVLNELEDHKKNRKKVEDFRKIYLLLYNTFQFVSFLCILILMTIRYSKEGPFSMDGTYEAVGKTMKFCQILQLMEVVHPLLRFTKGSILMPLIQITGRLIILFVMIDAEPRMQTKPVVFYLFLVYSLIEVVRYPYYMLKIYDINISFITWLRYTIWIPLYPLGFVCEGVIILRNIPYFEETGKFSVNLPNPWNFSFSFPTVMRVYLLIGFFPMLFYMMTHMYRQRVKIIGPKSWKTKKE is encoded by the exons acACCAGAAGTGGATGTTACTGAAAATCAGCTGGAGTTTACTGCTAGTGGAATTGGAGCTAAAGGAGAAAATATATATCACTTTGTACTGGATTTTTACAAACCTGTTTTGACTGAG GCTGCTCAGTACCGTATCACAGATAGGGAAGTGGAGTTTTCTATCAAGAAAGAAACTGCTGCCTGGTGGCCTAGAATTGTTGCTGGTGAAAAGAAGCCTGCATGGCTAAAAGTTGATTTTGATAAACTGATCACTGAAGATGATGAAGATGAAGAAGACAAAGAAGAAAACTTTGCTAAT TCTTTAAGTGACGTACTGAATGAGCTAGAAGATCATAAGAAAAATAGAAAGAAGG TGGAAGATTTTCGTAAGATTTATCTTCTCCTCTACAATACGTTTCAGTTTGTGAGCTTTCTGTGTATTTTGATTTTGATGACTATCCGTTATAGTAAAGAAGGACCAT TTTCTATGGATGGTACTTATGAAGCTGTAGGCAAAACTATGAAGTTTTGTCAGATTTTGCAGCTCATGGAAGTTGTTCATCCACTTCTACGTTTCACCAAAGGAAGTATTTTAATGCCACTCATACAG ATCACTGGTAGACTCATCATATTGTTTGTTATGATTGATGCTGAACCCAGGATGCAGACTAAACCAGTAGTGTTTTACCTATTCTTAGTTTATTCATTAATTGAAGTTGTAAG GTACCCTTACTACATGTTGAAAATCTATGATatcaacattagttttataaCATGGCTGAGATATACTATATGGATACCTTTGTACCCACTAGGATTTGTATGTGAAG GTGTCATAATTCTTCGAAATATTCCTTATTTTGAGGAAACTGGAAAGTTTAGCGTGAATTTACCAAATCCAtggaatttttctttttctttcccaACAGTGATGAGAGTCTATCTTCTTATAGGGTTTTTTCCAA tgTTGTTTTACATGATGACTCACATGTACCGACAAAGAGTAAAGATTATTGGACCCAAAAGTTGGAAGACGAAGAAAGAGTAA